The DNA window GTCAATAAAATACATAgtacattaaattaaattataaatgtattatCTGATTTTTATTCTCTATTAAccaatattattttactatttaattttttttatttttgaaaattcttAAACCAAATTATAAACTgtattaatcaattttatataaACTATTAATCAAAGTCTTAAtggaatatatattaaattttttatttcagaaTATATATATTAACTAACCTAGACCTGTATTaaccaaattttattattttattaaccaaaataatttaaaaaaataaaaaaatatatcaaaaaatttaaataataataaaaacattattCACTGAACCTATATTGAATATAGGTGGAGGTGTAACTTTTTGGTGtggatattattttcttttatcaaATATACCATcccaaataaaaagtaaaaacaagaGAACCAAAACAAAATAAGATTGTCATCATTATGAGTAATTCAATTTCAATGGTGTATATTgggacattattattattattataaaggtTCAAAACTCTGTCTGAACCGATCAATTAAATCACATATAAATTacatataaaagtttttaaaaaaaaaaatcgaatTCCCTATGACTAAAGTAAGAAttcaataaaatgaaaaatatactTATACATAAATACATCTAAGCTAGAACCATGGAGACAAAAATTCCAGCAAGAGAAGTAACGGCAACAAAGGTATTTGTGATAGAGAATGCAGCAGAGGGTGCATCAGCTTCTCCTGGGTTTGATGCTGGGCCATTTGTTCCTGGTGCTGGTGGAGAAGAAGTGTTTGGGGTTGGTGATGAAGGAGATGGTGCTGGAGAAGAAGTGGTTGAAGGAGAGGGTGCTGGAGAAGTGTTTGTGGAGGGTGATGGAGCAGGTGCTGAATTGGGTGATAATGATCGGGTAGGTGCGGGTGCAGGAGCTTGTTGTGCTATGCATGAGGTAGCCAAGAGTCCCAATATCACAAACACTTTGATTGCAACAGAACCCATAtttgttaatataaatattttttttgatagaGTAGAATGTTGAGTGAAAtgtgatttttccaaatatatgATTTGTATAATAATTGATTTGTGTAAGGTCCAAGTGCTTAATTGGGGTATATATAGTCTAATATTGCTTGTGTGATTTCTTAGCAAGTGTGGTGTGTGAATAATAATgagtcaaaataaaataaaagactaCTCCTCCTTAATTGTTAAAATAAACATTTTACTTTGTTTGTGTTTGGAAGTTAAGTAATACGACAGGGTTTGGTATAACCGCGTTTAACCATTCtcactttgatttttctttctagaTTACTTAACATTCAACCATTTGATTTGTTCACGTAATTGTAAACTGATGATAGGTGGATAAGGTGTTCAAACGCGTTTCCTCTTTATCACAACAATTCACCCTTTCAAATCAGTGACCACTATATAAGGTCAGTTAAGTGATAAGTCAATGAGAAATTTATTGATGTTGAACATGTGTTTTTAATTAACTTTCCTTAATTTCTCCGAAATTTACTTTGTGGTATCAATTTATTTTCAATGTTTTCCCTAAGTTTAATTCTTATCTAAATTTATAGTTTTAAGAAATTAATGCTTTAAAAATTGGTGTGATACCCATGCGTCCGCACGGATATAATGACacgtttattttattcaatattgAATTTTTGTGCAGAAAAAAGAAATTTTGTAATTATTATGAACTATCTCgttcaataaaaatatataataaaattaagagtGAAGGTTCATTTTAGTGCTTCACAAAAACTGCAGAAGTGATAATAGTCCCTGAGAAACAAAAAATCTATattaaatctcttacaaaatttaaccgactcatattagtccttctattaaaaaaaatttaaatcggtttttttcttacttttgaaccatGACTAGACTgtcagtgaagacccattttagtctcACAAAAAAAGGAGAGTTCAAATTAGTTCCTGAGAAaaaaaatccttatttaattcttttcaaaatttaattgagtcatgttagtccctcttttaatatttttttcaaacgattttttcatatttttaaactgtgactgaactcctattttacgactattgatttgaaattatttgttaagggattgtagataaatcatcACAATACCACGATGTTCTTTTTTTGTTGGATTTATTATCAGGCTTATGGGTGGGTGACTACGGTTTtcttgttatgtattcttgtgtattatgtgttgttattgtttctgttgttaatgatcttttaggaagGTTTAGTTCTGCTGCTGGGGTGCCTTAGGCTAATTtttacttttgtaaataatacttgtggcgAAAATAATACACGTGATATGttgaaaaaaaattggtttataccatattccttaggttttgatgataacaaagtatttagtGAATAATTATGTATACTAGGTAACCCAGCTTCTGGTGAAAACTCAAACTCTGAAGATCATGTGCAAAGGAACTTAACATATGACCCGTACTCAATTTCTGAAAGCAGGTCTATCTTGTCAAGTCCAGTCAcgatttaaaaataggaaaaaaatcatttgaaaaaaatattaaaagagagactaacatggctcagttaaattttgtaaggggtTAAATAGAGATTTTTTTCTTAGCGACTAAGTTGGACTCTTTTTTTTTGTGAGGAACTAAAATGGTTCTTCATTGgcggtccagtcacggttcaaaagtaagaaaaaatcgATTTGAACAAAATATTAGTAGAGGAATTACCATggttcggttaaattttgtaaagaaTTTAATAAGGACTTTTTTTTTCTCAAGGATTAATCTGACCTCTGCAGTTTTTGTAGGGGACTAAAATGGACtttcgatatatatatatatatatatatatatatatatatatatatatatatatatatatatatatatatatatatatatatatatatatatatatatatatatatatatatatatatatatatatatatatatgggaggtgagaactgatatcttatatgagaaatgagaactattaatattaattgttagaTTTCATTAACGCTTGAgattgtaataaataaaataagttgaAATGTACATGATTATTTCTAAATAAGTATAACACTCATTTAATATTAGATATGGTTGATTATCttaaacgaaaataaaaaatattttatttttcctttttaggtccttattttaagatatttttcaataattttttctaTAAGATCTACCCTATAAtagcaacaattttttttatacgtCCCTTATTCTATTAGTGtcctaaaaaataaatttataatcatagcaattactactatttttctaatacataataaaatttacattttaattaatatattattacttTTTAGTAAAAcgataatacatttttaaatattaattataaatatttttttataactaatataattattttaaatacctactaaaaaatataccaaaaaaacatgttatttttaatcttaaaacaattttttatgattaatataattatatgttgttgtatccaaacaaataattcttatttttttctttttaatataaaatcatatttacaatattgaatttttaatataaaatcataGTTATATTGTATTATATCATTATACaattttctaataattttttactaatttaaatagttatatatattataccGTTGTTTTCAAAGAATAGaaactaatataaatatttatttataaatatcattatataattttataaaatgaagaaaaaatatattgatcttaccgagcagatcagatggccagcaacaatgaaggtTTGAAGTTCCAAGCGGTTGAGAGGGGAAAAAGGtcttgtacctgcaaggcactctgatACCAAAGTAAGTAtatattccacaaggtacaacaaagtgagagagttTTTGaggtaagaaaagattaccttgccctctgtatgtagagggctatttataggatattTTTGAGCGAATTAAACTCCTTCTGGGGCGGATATTTAGGAGACGCGTGGACTGGTTGTTTGCCAAGCACAAGGGGTCCTCGTGGTCGATTACTTGGAAAGTTTGCCCGGTCTGGTCGGATGGAAACCGCCACATGTGATCTGACGTATATTGGGCCTAAGGCGGGAATGGCCCAATTGATTAGATTTGGttggtccagaacaggagcccccaagTTGTTGCTTCCGGTCAGAGGAGATACGACTTATATGAAGTTGGCCCGGGGGTCTTTCTGGGATCCGAGCTTAAGATATCCAAGGGAGGTAGGTCGTTCGTTTCCGGGGAGAAGAAGGGTCAGGTCGGGAGTAGGGAAGCGTGTCATTTCAAAAAAGTTGGTAAGTGGGAGTGTCGCATTTAATGCGAAATGATGGCTAATCAATTACCTAGGCTATAGGGTTAATGATGGCCATTCCTCTGTACAGTACGGCATGTGCGGCGCGTGTGAGGCCTCAggtagcctataaatagaagaaaaCCCTCATTTTTCCAAACTTTTCGAATTCATTTACTTCGTTCTCCCTCCGTCGACTTTTCTCTCTTGCAGTGGTGTTTGTTACAGATTCTTCAACTCTTCATCGAAACCGTACCTGTAAGTTTAACCTTTGATCCCTACTTTCTGCATTTTCATGTTTCGATCTTTATTTAGAACTGATTGTAGGTGGTTAGGGTAGGTTTTTAGGATGATTTTTGATGAACATAGATGATGAATGTGGTGGCGTATGGCGGAGATAGGAGGTTTCTCCGTCATCCACGATTGCGTTTTGTTGAATTTATCTTTTAGATTCTAGATTTATGTGTCGTTGATTAGCGTTTAATTATGCTTTTTAGTGTGTTTCTTCGTGCTCTTCGTCGTAGTTAGATGTCCTGCGCTTTTGCCCTTTTCCCGGGCGCGAGCTTCGTCTTGCTCGGAATTTGTGGTAATGGGGGGGGCAAGGACGCAGTTCTTCTGGTCTCTGGGCCGTTGGCGTGCCCTTTCACTCTGGacgatggtggaagggtggatttgatttaatTGTCGAATTCACTGTTTTCCCCTGTGTTTCAGGTGAAAAATGGCCAACGAAACTCGTCCGACGGCGTCGGCCTCGTCGTCCTCGACCCCTCCAGCCCGACAAGAGGCGCCCCAGCTGGCCTGGGTGCATCAGGAAGCGCTGGACATAGAGAGTTACTTTGTGGAGGATGACTCTAATGTCTTTACCAAGGTGGGAGAAGGGTGGTCGGTTCTGATTCCGGCCGAAGATGAGAGAATTTGTGATGTGTATACCCCGAATTTAATTCCTATGTATGAAGTGGTGTTCTGGGATATGGGTTTTCGTGCCCCTTTTACAGAGTTTCAAGTTGCGGTGCTTAACCATTTGGAGGTGGCTCCTGAGCAGCTTCACCCCAACCCTATTGCTTTTATCCGGGCTTTTGAGTTGATCTGTACGCATTTAAAGATAGGGGCAACGATCCCtttgttcttttatatattttgtgttcAGCGTACGGTGAAAGATGGCCATTATGGATGGGTGTCTTTAAAGCAGTCCAAGAAATTTTTTAAGTCTTATTCTGACTCTTTGAAGGGTTATAAGCCTCGTTTTTTCCTCATTCGTCCCCATTCTCGGGAAGCTCGGGAAAGTGTCTTTGATCGCGTGCCGACTTTGGATGTTCATGGTCGTCCGCTTCTCAACGACATTGGGGAGCCTGTTACCTCCTGTCGGTATAAGTTTAGGTTTTTCTGGTCGCAGGACCACTCCAGGTATGGGACCGATCAATATATCACCAGTCTTTCGGATTCGGACGATGATGCTCGAGGGGATTATGCTGCCCTTCAGGGGTTCGTGCAGGGTCTTCCTGTAGTCGCCAAAGTGGATCGCTCAGGGATACCTATCCTTGGCGAGGACGGGGAGCCGATCAGGGAGCCGGGGGTGATTAATATTAAGGAACTTCTAGCTGGGGGAACTGATGAGGGGGTGTTTGCCTATTTGGGTCTCTGCTCCTTCTTTTTCGTCCCGTCTTTTATTTTGGCTCTGCTGTTTTAATGGCTTTCTTTCTTAGTGGTTTTATGAGGGAAAGTTTTCTCacgcttttctttttcttttgcagaGTCAATGGATCGTGCCCGTCATGATCGGATGCTTAGGCAGGCTAGCAAGTTAAAATGGGTTGTTACGAAGAGCGCTGGTCCCAAACTGGTTGTTGCGCAAAGATCCCCGGTAGGAGGCTCGGGTGCCTCCTCCTCTGGTGTTGCTACCGCTGCTGGTTCCCCCCTGAGGAACTCTGATCAGGACGAGTCTTTGAGGCCAGTTATGGTGCTTCCTTCACCCCTTCGCCCACAGCATGATCCGGACGCCTTGGTACGCCGTAAGCGTCAGAGGACCGAAGCCGTGGACCTTACTCAGGAAGAGGCTGCTGATATTTTCACCCTTCCTTCGTGCTTTCTTCAGCCCAGATTCTTCGAAGGTGGTCCCTCCTTGACTATTCCGCGTGCTGAATCTCTACACATTGAGGGTTTGGATCCTTCTGTTCGTCAAAGGTTGCTTGTGTAGGATGCTTCGGCCATGGTTCGACTTTTGGAAATGGCCACTCTCTATGCTCGCTCGGCGCCTTTGTCAGCGGAAGCAGCGAGGTTGCTTCAGGAGCAAGTCAAGATGAAGGACTCTGTCTTGGAGGAGAAGGACCAGCTGGTGAAGGAACAGGGCGAGGAACTGGACGCTGTGAAGGCTCGGCTGAACCAAAAGGAGGCTGCTCTGATGGACGTGCAAGGTTAATACACCTTGCTCTCCAGAACTTTGTATGGAACAATGCTGTCTTCTTCGGTTAGGGAGGCCTCTCTTCGCCGTTCTCAGGCTCCTGCTGAGGATGAGTCGGAAGAGGAGAAGGCTCTTTTAACCAAGACAGATTTGATTCAATATATCAGAGTCTTGGGGAGCGACTGTGTGGCAGCTGCCAAGGATACCTATCACTCCACTGTGGCCCAGCTCAAATTGAAGAATCCGGGGGTGGAGTTGATGGTCGAAGGTACTGGGCCTTACCATCGTGTGGAGGGCGACCAGATTGTTTCGCCGGCCTTCGGGGAGAAGCCCATGACGCAGGAAGCCGATGATGTCCAAgtcgaggaaggtgtttgaagatttttatgtgttttgaatgtttggccTGCGCGCCTTTATTTTGTACTGTTGTTCTGGGGGGTATGCCCCCCATTTTGATTTTATATGTAAAATTTACCAGCTCGGTCTATATGGCCGCTGTTAGGCACATTTTCGGGCTGTTTGTCCGTCTTTATTTAAACGTACTTATTTTTTAACGCTTTTGTTAGTTTCTTTGAAACTTGTGCGCGTGCGTTATGAGTTTTTGGGAGATGCGTTATCGTTTTccaatgtctttattcattaaaGGCACATTCGTTTCCCAAGATTATTGTTTCCCTTCTTcccttataaaaggaggtctcgtggacctcttctttcttcatttctCGTAGGAACGGGTGGAGCTAATGGGAAGAAAGTGTCTTCAACCTCGTGTTCTCGTGTGGTGAAAAAGGTGAACGAGAAGAATAAGGCTTCAACTGGCTCCGCTTCTCGCTCTCGTGGTTCTTTGACTTCAGATGCTCGTGCTTGAGAGACCGGTGTGAGAGTCGTGATTAACGCGGATAGTTCCCAGaccgagtgggatgaagattggtatcagTATGTTCACTCGGAGGAATTTGCCAATCGGGAGGAATGaagctttttcttttcatttgatgtttgttttgtaattttcacGAATCATGAATAAAGTATCGTTGCTGTCttttgagtttttatttttctttttatggaGATTTGCTCGACTTAAAATGTACTGATCGCCCAGTGTGTGGAACTGAGGTCAATTGCCGGGGACATGTCcctggtgtcgcacgctcgcgaaaaaatgaacagagtcgccaccaatatatttatcccataagggaaaggaatatcagcaaacctaacaaaggaaggaacagggtcttgcgaccagagaatcaaggtacgggagtcggttacgcaaggggaaggtgttagcacccctcacgcccatcgtactcgatggtatccacctatgtttgttgctatctaaagggtgtataactatgtctatgcgaaatgaatgcaaaatgtagggaaaataaagaattgtactcgcacgggccctaccccgctgcctacgtatccttttcaggaatcagagttaccgtagctcggctaaagattttttgtttgtttttgtgttttttagttgggcggcgttaacgctcacgctcatgcacaaggggacagcctaggatgcgatggagcggagataacttgcccttagaaaggagaaaaagagattggtttgtatcttttaagggtaattccatgatgacgagaacccactacaaggtctcgcatcacttcctcacttttgttttaagtctgaacatttattaggttttttgaagtgtttttggttggtgttttttatggggattttaatttgtgacttagatcataccaaaaggagttttgttttgcatatttagagaatgcacaccgaggcctacgccacaatcgtttctctaaacaacggttaagaaatacatcgaggcttcacacctcaatcatttcttctccgctaagtaaaggaaatacaaaaaggagttcttttgtgagtaCTTAGAGAATGCacaccgaggcctacaccacgatcgtttctctaagcaacggttaagaaatacatcgaggcttcacacctcaatcatttcttctccgctaagtaggaaagaacgtacatcgaggcctacgccccaatcatttctttcctactatgaaatatagtgacggtatgatcttcatcggtatttattaagtattttaaaagttgaaaagaaaaagaaaatgataagGGAACTATTcttaaattctagtctaagttgtctatacaagggaattaaaatgataaactatacaattattaacaaaaactatacatggaataggtaagggaaaatcaatatgcgacaaataaaattgagaattatggcaaacaaatgatactcacaagcacacatacatccattaattctatacaaaaaaatcgagactaaagattaattcctaagtctattagcAAGTTTATTTACAAAGAAATATTAAACAAAACAATTCAAACCTATGGTAAAGGATGATTTATTAAAGGTTTTAAAACAACtaagaaaaatcaacaaaaatcgaGTCAATTATTCACACACTCTAAAATACCTAAAACCAATTTTTATGTACTTTTTATTTGAGTAAAATAGGAATTATGAGttaaaaagttaaaagaaaacaaaattaaaaagaaaaagaaattctaaaCAAGGGGGGTTGTGTCAGTAATTTTCTAATGAATTAAAACTAGTTATGGAAAAAGTTGGGCCCAGAACAGGGGGTGGCGCTAGCAGTAGCACCCAGGGCCCAAACTCAGAAACGTACGTGCTTTAGCAAAAGAGGGGTTCAATTCCAGAAAACTCTCAGGCCCAAGCTATTCGTGGCCCAACGCTTACACTTCTCACTATCCTTCATTTTATTCCACTTGTTTTTTATTACTCAGCATTATTAGCACATGTGGTTTATTTCCTTTAATGTGTAACGTAGCATGGCAAATATATCAACTGGTCAAGGTTTTATTTAAGTCATAAAAGGCAAACGAATTACTCAGCCAATCAGAATGTTACATAACATGGCTCAATGATTAGAGTAAAACAAAAATGCAAAAAGATGGGAAGCATGAGCCAACTACAACACGCCACGTAAGCGCAGGTGGGGAAAAATATCACAGACACGCAGACGCCGGAGATGCcctctccggtcgtcttctccgacctTACTCACGGCGGCGACGAGGAAAAAGACTCAGAAAAGCGCAGGACCAACGTCTCCTGACTCGGTTTTCGCCGCTGAATCTGAATCTACCATTGATTTCTACTAATCCTTTCTCTAACACGCAAACCGAATCACACTTGTAAACCCTAACATGAAAGATTCTCACCAAACCGCAGTCTAAACGCATCATTTCATTCATACGCATCCATAGAATTATAATATACGATCTAATCATCCAGATCATCAGCATTTAGCAAGAAAATGAATCAAGACGCAAAACTACTACGAACTTCACACAAATGCATACAACCTATCATCCACTTGGAGCTACATGTGAAAGGATGGTAGCAACTTACTTGGAATGTTCTTGAATCGAAGCAGTAAAGAGATCTACGAAGCTAGCTTCCACTCTTGATTCTCGAACAAGGATGATGATTATGCTTGCGGTGGTGACGATTTCGATGGGAGAAAATGGAGCAGTGGTCGTTGACGAAGATTCAAGGAGGAACAACGGTGGTGATGGTGCAGGTAGGCGGTGGTTGGTGGTTACCGTGAAGATGATGGTGGATGATGGTAGCGAGTGGAGGTGAGTGGTGGTTACAAGGTGGCGATGCCGTTCGTTATGGTTGAAGGtgggggaagaagatgaaggtggtggttttgagatgaagaagtttGTTACAAAGTGTAACAAACTTTCTTTCTTTTGCAGAGAGAGTGCAGAGAATCGTGAAGTGAGGGTGGAGAGAATGATGAGAGTTTTTTGAGAGAGTGAAAAAAGTGAGTGAGAGCTTGAGTTGTGAAGGTGCTGTTCTTATATATGGGATTGAGGGTGCATGATTGTTATGGTGCGGGTGTTGTGTAGTGGGTCTATCCCAAGAGTAATTATATGCTGGTATGCTTTCCACGTGCCTTTTGCATCTGCAGTGGTGCATGGCAAAATCATCCTTATGTGCATAATATAATAGACACCCACCATTCTCATCATTCTAAATAGGGACCTTCATGCTCATGTAGCTCCATGCACGACCCATCACTTGGCACAAACATTCTCACTAATGGAAGATGGCATATGATAGAAGAACTTTGGTGTTGGGGTGATTTAGAAGTATTGCTTGAAGCTCATTCAAAAATGCATAGAAATATAGTGGTACCCTATTGCATTATCCTACACACGCGCGTGGCCAGGATTGGCTCACATTCAGGGCAAAGACATAACTTGGCCAGGGCCCGTCTTTGAGTCCCTCCATCTTGATCCACATATGCTCAATGGTCATCATCCATGGTTCATTAGAAAGAATACGTGGCAAGGAACACATACATACCACGTTTAACTCAATTGGATGCTTCTAAGTCTTTAAAACTGGACGCAAAGATAGCCCACCACGTGTTTGATCAATTGCATGCGTGTGACCTGAGATTGGTGCCCAGCCTCACGCCACGAGATAGTTTTGTGAGACCATGACTTTAAGCCTTTGTAACTCACCCAATACACATCCAATTCCCAATATTCATGGCCCATTGTGTAGAGGACATGGGGGAGATTAGAATGAGGCCCAGTTTGCGTTTGTAGGATTTCTATATTGCCCTGAAATTGTCTTCAAATGTAGCACACCATGCGTTCGATGAAATGCTTCACGTATGCCCTGAAGTCTGCCCAGCTTTGTGACGTGATCCAAGTGAAAAACTTCAACTTAAAACTTcaataactcttcaaccaagaatcaaatgaaaaagtgtccaactacaaagttgttctcctccatgagaggaacaactttgatgttgggaactTTTCCagaaaatgtcatttgccacgtgtaattatgCTGTGAAGTAGACTGATCATCAAGATTTTAAAggccaaaatttttctaagtatgaaaactttccatttttgattttttctatttttggcaacttttgtcaaactctcgattttattcattctttgacttttcttgaccgattttccaccaaaagtcaatatttgagtgattgacctgattttgacccaaaagtcaactgttctgattttcttCCGATTTCCATGAAGTTCCCGATTAATCCCCTTCTGACCCCTAGAAATCTACTGAACACTTCCACACAAGCATCATGCCACTTCTCTCCataaaatcagctcttgatcaatgtatttgaccaaaaatcaactgcgttgactttggtcaagaaaccctaattcaggataatcagatgAACATCAAGCTTGTACttttcaaccaatgccttgagttgagaatgagaaaaccctgatttcaaaagatcttgggcaagatgatgacaccccatattaggcttcaagtttcttcttctgatcaaggaccaatgatatggatgcatgcgatggtatgacctaaatggatgtacgtacatgaatgcaaagcctaagccagttagaagtaaaggggtaggacaaatttggggtatgacagctgcccctatttaatcgtcttaaacctgaaggtgagattggtgttagcctttcgaacattcaaggtagaagaaggttaaatatcaagacctgaaatttgtcctgaagaagagatagcgtgagtgttatttttgtttgatatctgctggggaaagagatttttgtttttctgatggaaatatttacagtgagtaattggaaaaacggtgatagcttgtaacgtagccaaagtgccaatacaaggttctcaaagggatTGATATTTACATGGAAATGATTGGGAG is part of the Vicia villosa cultivar HV-30 ecotype Madison, WI linkage group LG2, Vvil1.0, whole genome shotgun sequence genome and encodes:
- the LOC131645949 gene encoding uncharacterized protein LOC131645949, which encodes METKIPAREVTATKVFVIENAAEGASASPGFDAGPFVPGAGGEEVFGVGDEGDGAGEEVVEGEGAGEVFVEGDGAGAELGDNDRVGAGAGACCAMHEVAKSPNITNTLIATEPIFVNINIFFDRVEC